One Acetoanaerobium noterae genomic region harbors:
- a CDS encoding MATE family efflux transporter, giving the protein MKTNNLTQGSILSALFKLAIPIMGTSFVQMAYNMTDMIWVGRVGSRAVAAVGTAGFFTWLAMAFILIPKIGAEVGVAQSIGKNDMKEAKVYIKHTLQMIVVIALIYALSLITFRKPLIGFFNLGEPDIIQNAINYLILISFGLVFYFVNPVFTAIFNGYGESRTPFIINSIGLLVNMVLDPLLILGLGPIPRLEVAGAAIATVIAQAVVTLIFVLNARMRPELFSGLNLFKAPDMAHINKIFKLGLPVALQSGLFTVFAMVIARIIAQWGPIPIAVQKVGSQIEAVSWMTAGGFQTAMSTFVGQNYGAKNWDRITKGYMVGLGIMTVIGIFTTGLLYFGARPIFSIFIPEPESISYGVVYLKILALSQLFMCIELTTAGAFNGLGNTVPPSIIGIVFNALRIPGALILSATSLGLNGVWWAISISSIFKGVILATWYMMLLKKSNKAIGEVVLES; this is encoded by the coding sequence ATGAAAACAAACAACTTGACACAGGGTAGTATTTTAAGCGCACTATTTAAACTAGCCATCCCTATAATGGGAACGTCTTTTGTTCAGATGGCTTACAATATGACGGATATGATTTGGGTGGGAAGAGTTGGTTCAAGAGCCGTAGCAGCAGTAGGAACAGCTGGATTTTTTACTTGGCTTGCTATGGCTTTTATCCTTATACCAAAAATAGGTGCTGAGGTAGGAGTAGCTCAGTCTATAGGAAAAAACGATATGAAAGAGGCTAAGGTTTATATCAAGCACACACTTCAAATGATAGTAGTAATTGCTCTGATATATGCACTTTCTCTTATAACATTTAGAAAACCTCTCATAGGATTTTTTAATCTAGGAGAACCAGATATAATCCAAAATGCAATTAATTATCTAATACTCATATCCTTTGGACTTGTTTTTTATTTTGTAAATCCAGTATTTACAGCTATTTTCAACGGCTACGGAGAAAGCAGAACTCCATTTATAATAAATTCAATCGGACTTTTGGTGAATATGGTACTAGACCCATTGCTGATTTTAGGACTAGGGCCTATTCCAAGACTAGAGGTAGCTGGAGCAGCTATTGCAACAGTTATAGCGCAAGCAGTAGTTACTCTAATATTTGTGCTAAATGCGAGGATGAGGCCAGAGCTTTTTTCAGGACTTAATCTCTTCAAAGCTCCAGATATGGCTCATATTAATAAAATTTTCAAGCTAGGGCTTCCAGTCGCACTTCAAAGCGGGTTATTTACTGTGTTTGCAATGGTAATAGCCAGAATAATAGCTCAGTGGGGACCGATTCCTATAGCTGTTCAGAAGGTAGGTTCTCAGATTGAGGCTGTTTCGTGGATGACAGCAGGAGGATTTCAAACTGCTATGAGCACCTTTGTAGGGCAAAACTATGGAGCAAAGAACTGGGATAGAATTACAAAAGGATATATGGTTGGACTAGGTATTATGACAGTAATTGGAATATTTACAACAGGCTTGCTTTATTTTGGAGCTAGACCTATATTTTCAATATTTATACCAGAGCCAGAGAGCATAAGCTATGGGGTAGTATACTTAAAAATATTAGCACTTTCTCAGCTTTTTATGTGCATAGAGCTAACTACAGCAGGGGCGTTTAATGGACTGGGAAATACAGTTCCACCATCTATAATAGGTATAGTATTCAATGCTCTAAGAATACCAGGAGCGCTCATACTTTCAGCTACCAGTCTAGGGTTAAACGGTGTATGGTGGGCGATTAGCATTTCAAGTATATTTAAAGGAGTTATCTTAGCTACGTGGTATATGATGCTGCTAAAAAAGTCAAATAAAGCCATTGGTGAGGTAGTTTTGGAGTCTTAA
- a CDS encoding putative manganese-dependent inorganic diphosphatase: MNREIYITGHKNPDTDSIVSAIAYSKLKQKRNGLNAIPVRLGEINSETQFVLDYFKVEKPRYMDTIKPRVGDLDMDPAFYASPEISLAKAIRLIQSNHNNNIAVVDDSNNLVGVVSLSNITACYLDVWDDAIIKNSNTPLENIVETLSGELLYTPEVIRPFGFMHVYAMTPQKAEEFISEGDIVIVGDRSDAQLDAINRNVSVLILTGGCEIEPGILSEAEKRNIVVLRTNFNSFMAARLLPQSVPISYVMTTENIVTFDLDDFVEDVQKIMGETRYRSYPVIDETGHVAGNISRFHLISNPQKELILVDHNEKNQSIPGIDYARITEIIDHHRIANITTGHPVFFRNETVGSTSTIIAKMYIEQGIRPEQSIAGILSAAIISDTLMLRSPTATELDRQMLERMSKIAGIDIETFAKEMFRAGTSLEEKEPVDLLRGDVKEFIISGKRVRIAQVMTMDLDSLEGIRLALIEKMTELRLAGGEDDFVLVLTDILKETSKFIVVGPDAESIARSFDAELVDSTFLAPGVLSRKKQVVPKITQALEK; this comes from the coding sequence ATGAACAGAGAAATATATATAACTGGACACAAAAATCCAGATACGGACTCAATTGTATCTGCTATTGCCTATTCAAAGCTAAAGCAAAAAAGAAATGGCCTAAATGCGATTCCTGTTAGACTGGGAGAAATCAACAGTGAGACCCAGTTTGTACTAGATTATTTTAAGGTAGAGAAGCCTAGATATATGGACACTATAAAGCCTAGGGTAGGGGATTTGGACATGGATCCAGCCTTTTATGCTTCTCCAGAGATTTCTCTAGCAAAAGCAATTAGGCTCATTCAGTCAAATCACAACAACAATATTGCTGTAGTAGATGATTCAAACAATCTAGTTGGAGTAGTAAGCCTTTCAAATATTACAGCCTGCTACTTGGACGTTTGGGATGATGCAATAATTAAAAATTCAAATACTCCTCTTGAAAACATAGTGGAAACTTTGTCGGGGGAACTGCTGTATACACCAGAAGTCATACGTCCATTTGGCTTTATGCATGTATACGCTATGACTCCTCAAAAAGCAGAGGAATTCATAAGTGAAGGAGATATAGTAATAGTAGGAGACCGCTCAGATGCTCAGCTAGATGCAATAAACAGAAATGTCTCTGTGCTAATTCTAACTGGAGGCTGTGAGATTGAGCCGGGTATACTATCTGAAGCCGAGAAGCGAAATATTGTGGTGCTAAGAACCAATTTCAATAGCTTTATGGCAGCTAGACTTCTTCCGCAATCAGTACCTATAAGCTATGTAATGACTACTGAAAACATTGTGACCTTCGATTTGGATGATTTTGTGGAGGATGTTCAGAAAATCATGGGAGAAACTAGGTACAGAAGCTATCCAGTAATAGATGAAACAGGACATGTTGCTGGAAATATTTCGAGATTTCACCTTATCTCAAATCCTCAAAAAGAGCTGATACTAGTAGACCATAACGAAAAAAACCAATCTATACCAGGGATAGACTATGCAAGAATTACAGAAATAATAGACCATCATAGAATAGCAAACATAACTACAGGACATCCTGTGTTTTTTAGAAATGAAACAGTAGGAAGTACGTCTACTATCATTGCTAAAATGTATATAGAGCAAGGGATAAGACCAGAGCAATCAATCGCAGGAATCCTAAGCGCCGCTATTATATCTGATACTCTTATGCTCAGAAGCCCTACAGCTACTGAGCTAGATAGACAAATGCTAGAAAGAATGTCAAAAATAGCAGGAATAGATATAGAAACCTTTGCAAAAGAGATGTTTAGAGCAGGGACCTCATTAGAAGAAAAAGAGCCAGTGGATTTATTAAGAGGAGATGTAAAAGAGTTTATAATAAGTGGCAAGAGAGTAAGAATAGCACAGGTTATGACTATGGACTTAGATAGTCTAGAGGGCATCAGGCTCGCTCTTATTGAAAAAATGACTGAGCTTAGACTTGCTGGTGGAGAAGACGATTTTGTCCTTGTGCTTACTGACATACTAAAGGAAACTTCAAAATTCATAGTAGTAGGACCAGATGCAGAAAGCATAGCTAGAAGCTTTGATGCTGAGCTGGTTGACAGTACCTTCTTAGCACCTGGAGTACTATCTAGAAAGAAACAAGTAGTACCAAAGATAACTCAAGCTTTAGAAAAATAA
- a CDS encoding zinc-ribbon domain-containing protein produces the protein MGDSKFCTNCGAKTQPEDVFCESCGQKLEADDYENKSEVKEEKSPYQKQEDSIVPPARQAAREPFREPFPDRPKKKGNSGVIAVVALLVIVIFGGGYWFFSQKGENDNIADQPNQNADSSNQNSQASNEGTGETQQTEPTSSQLDLTKARTYLSTPGYKSTFFVNYPDGMAGVVERFSGRGPNANEGVIVSEVEVVRENGEDYGYGFHYVTRQDGSYYILDSTPFEIYPHLKDDLSIGKTWSYKDEVFGDIVWTVMDMGVDLDLGFEKFSNCLVVKEDNQAAGFVTIAYYAPGSGMIYSTDASGNNDYYKMTAKEQIGTEQAESQIVKWCPNYLEIKDDRTQ, from the coding sequence ATGGGAGATTCAAAGTTTTGTACGAATTGTGGAGCAAAAACTCAGCCAGAAGATGTATTTTGTGAAAGCTGTGGACAAAAATTAGAAGCTGATGATTACGAAAATAAGTCAGAAGTAAAGGAAGAAAAAAGTCCATACCAAAAACAAGAAGATAGCATTGTACCACCTGCTAGGCAAGCAGCTAGAGAACCTTTTAGGGAGCCTTTCCCAGATAGACCAAAGAAAAAAGGAAACTCAGGAGTAATAGCAGTAGTAGCGCTTCTAGTAATAGTAATTTTTGGTGGAGGCTACTGGTTTTTTTCGCAAAAAGGGGAAAATGATAATATAGCAGACCAGCCAAATCAAAATGCAGACTCTTCAAATCAAAATTCGCAGGCTTCAAATGAGGGAACTGGAGAAACCCAGCAAACCGAGCCTACATCGTCTCAGCTAGATTTGACAAAGGCTAGGACCTATTTATCTACACCAGGCTATAAATCTACATTCTTTGTAAACTATCCAGATGGAATGGCAGGTGTAGTGGAGAGATTTAGCGGAAGAGGACCAAATGCAAATGAAGGAGTAATCGTTTCAGAGGTCGAAGTAGTAAGAGAAAATGGAGAGGACTACGGATATGGGTTTCATTATGTGACTCGCCAAGATGGAAGCTATTACATTTTGGATTCCACACCATTTGAAATCTATCCTCATCTTAAGGATGATTTATCCATAGGAAAGACGTGGAGCTATAAGGATGAAGTGTTCGGCGATATTGTTTGGACTGTTATGGATATGGGAGTGGACTTGGATTTAGGCTTTGAAAAATTCAGCAACTGCCTTGTAGTAAAAGAAGACAATCAAGCAGCTGGGTTTGTAACAATTGCTTACTACGCTCCAGGTAGTGGAATGATTTACTCTACTGATGCAAGTGGAAACAACGATTACTACAAGATGACTGCAAAAGAGCAAATAGGAACAGAGCAAGCAGAAAGTCAAATAGTTAAATGGTGTCCTAATTATTTAGAAATTAAAGACGATAGGACTCAGTAG
- a CDS encoding LemA family protein, with product MVGLIVLGLIVVGVVGFVIQIYNNLVQLRQRVKNAWSQVDVQLKRRYDLIPNLVNTVKGYAEHEKTTLENVTKARTMAMNAGTVQEQTQAENMLTGALRSLFAVAEAYPDLKANTNFLQLQAELSDTESKIAFSRQFYNDTVQKFNTSIEVFPNSLIAGNMGFTPADYFTLQDEPEARETVKVEF from the coding sequence ATGGTAGGATTGATAGTTTTGGGACTTATAGTAGTTGGAGTTGTAGGCTTTGTTATTCAGATTTACAACAATTTGGTTCAATTAAGACAAAGGGTTAAAAACGCTTGGTCTCAAGTGGATGTACAGCTAAAAAGAAGATATGATTTGATTCCAAACCTTGTAAATACAGTAAAAGGCTATGCTGAGCATGAAAAAACAACACTAGAAAATGTAACAAAAGCTAGAACAATGGCTATGAATGCAGGGACTGTTCAAGAACAGACTCAAGCAGAAAACATGCTAACAGGGGCTCTTCGCTCTTTATTTGCTGTAGCTGAAGCATATCCAGACCTAAAAGCAAACACAAATTTCTTACAGCTGCAAGCAGAGCTAAGCGATACAGAAAGCAAAATCGCTTTTTCACGCCAGTTCTATAATGATACAGTTCAAAAATTCAATACAAGCATAGAGGTATTCCCAAATAGCCTTATAGCTGGAAACATGGGCTTTACTCCTGCTGATTATTTTACACTTCAGGATGAACCAGAAGCTAGAGAAACAGTAAAGGTGGAATTTTAG
- a CDS encoding DUF2207 domain-containing protein, with protein MDKSFSSYSLKLNKVIIILTIVLMVFIPNQAFADRSLSMRSLYIDAQLLPDASMRVTEKITVEFNEQWNGFYVKIPEGTTPIVDVSVSESGQPYTYNPSTEYGPPGTFLTKKEGSDILIDWSIDAYDQTRTFELSYTVVNAVKIHNDVAELYRKFVGDANGNKINDVQVNLSLPSGAESYIQGQDIRIWGHGPLDGVVEFTQNNGVTWKTSNLSPYTFVEGRVVMPTALFSDAPREAYTNQMALGSILSEEQANADKANKERQKARFELGGAAGIIAAAIGALIYLWGRFGRKYRLNFEGDYYRDLPADYSPAELSILWNYKKMKPEDITATILDLARRKFLYLEEDKVEVKKLIGTKEVTTYKLTFMPEPEPGSFKNPEDAVLKRHEQKLLDYLKNDIGGRQPFIHLTEIEDYAKKYGEEFYKFWQSWTEDIEIATAKYSFFDENKALYKYSAIGGILLIALGIFTIFKMLAIGIALVVSGLMILLVPQLFRRRSPNGQDDYVKWKAFKKFLEHFSEMQKHEIPSLIIWEHYLVYAVTLGVAKEVIKQLELVFPNMTDGDYRFGYGWMNYSSYGSFRAFNDSFDMVGNSIDKAFSSAQKAVSKSSSGGGSGGGFSGGGGGGGGGGSYGGR; from the coding sequence ATGGACAAAAGCTTTTCCTCGTATAGCCTAAAATTAAATAAAGTAATAATAATCTTGACTATAGTATTGATGGTTTTTATACCTAATCAAGCGTTTGCTGATAGAAGCCTAAGTATGAGAAGTCTATACATTGATGCCCAGCTCTTGCCTGATGCTTCAATGAGAGTAACAGAAAAAATAACTGTGGAATTTAATGAGCAGTGGAATGGATTTTATGTCAAAATTCCAGAAGGAACTACGCCTATTGTAGATGTGTCGGTCAGTGAAAGTGGCCAGCCCTATACCTATAATCCAAGCACTGAATATGGTCCACCAGGAACCTTCCTCACTAAAAAAGAAGGAAGTGACATCCTCATAGACTGGAGCATAGATGCCTACGACCAGACGAGAACCTTTGAGCTTTCCTATACTGTGGTAAATGCTGTAAAAATTCACAATGACGTTGCAGAGCTATATAGAAAATTTGTAGGTGATGCAAATGGCAATAAGATAAACGATGTGCAGGTTAATCTTAGCCTCCCATCTGGTGCAGAAAGCTATATTCAAGGTCAAGATATTAGGATTTGGGGACATGGCCCCTTAGATGGGGTTGTAGAATTTACTCAAAATAATGGAGTGACTTGGAAAACTAGCAATCTATCTCCCTACACATTTGTAGAAGGAAGAGTAGTAATGCCTACAGCACTTTTTTCTGATGCGCCTAGAGAAGCCTACACAAACCAAATGGCCTTAGGGAGTATATTGTCAGAAGAGCAAGCAAATGCAGACAAAGCCAATAAAGAAAGACAAAAGGCTAGATTTGAGCTAGGCGGAGCTGCAGGAATAATAGCAGCTGCTATAGGGGCTCTTATATATTTATGGGGAAGATTCGGAAGAAAATATAGATTAAACTTTGAAGGTGACTACTATAGAGACCTTCCAGCAGACTATAGCCCAGCTGAACTAAGTATACTTTGGAATTACAAAAAAATGAAGCCAGAGGATATAACAGCGACTATTTTGGATCTAGCAAGAAGAAAATTTCTATACCTAGAAGAAGATAAAGTAGAAGTAAAAAAACTCATAGGAACCAAGGAAGTCACAACCTACAAGCTTACATTTATGCCAGAACCAGAACCTGGAAGCTTTAAGAATCCAGAAGATGCTGTACTCAAAAGGCATGAGCAAAAATTGCTTGACTACCTAAAAAACGATATAGGTGGAAGACAGCCTTTTATTCATCTTACAGAAATAGAGGATTATGCTAAAAAATATGGAGAAGAGTTCTATAAATTCTGGCAAAGCTGGACAGAGGATATAGAAATTGCTACAGCAAAATATAGTTTCTTTGATGAAAACAAAGCCCTATATAAATATTCTGCAATCGGTGGAATTTTGCTAATTGCACTTGGTATTTTTACTATCTTTAAAATGCTTGCGATTGGGATAGCTTTAGTCGTATCAGGGCTTATGATATTGCTAGTACCTCAGCTATTTAGAAGACGCTCTCCAAATGGTCAGGACGACTACGTAAAATGGAAAGCATTTAAAAAATTTCTAGAGCATTTTTCTGAAATGCAAAAACATGAAATCCCAAGCCTTATAATTTGGGAACATTACCTTGTGTATGCAGTTACTCTAGGGGTTGCAAAGGAAGTAATAAAACAATTAGAGCTGGTATTTCCTAATATGACAGATGGAGACTATCGCTTTGGTTACGGCTGGATGAATTACTCATCCTACGGAAGCTTTAGAGCATTTAACGATTCATTTGATATGGTAGGAAATTCAATAGACAAAGCATTTTCATCAGCCCAAAAAGCTGTCAGCAAATCATCCTCAGGAGGAGGCTCAGGAGGAGGTTTCTCAGGTGGTGGTGGAGGCGGCGGTGGCGGTGGAAGCTACGGTGGCCGTTAG
- the rsgA gene encoding ribosome small subunit-dependent GTPase A, producing the protein MVDLKDYGFKAVDSKTADDIIPARIIEVHRELYKAICAHGEVSAKLKGSFLKNLNNREDYPAVGDFVHLIYNPIGESKIVKLLPRKSKFSRTDLSGHNPRHAKTVLEQVVAANFDYVFIMSSLNQDFNANRISRYLTQAYQSGATPVVILTKSDLCPDYEDKIEKVKALSNDLDVIAVSSQTGAGVAEVAKYLCPGITVVFLGMSGVGKSSLVNTLANEEIMLVNDIRLYDDRGRHTTTHRQLVKLNSGAMIIDTPGMRELGLWDADEAIGEAFADIEELICDCRFSNCSHKSEPGCQILLALENGTLSQKRWKSYLTQKKEAEFVKTKLKKSSKKKSRII; encoded by the coding sequence ATGGTAGATTTAAAAGACTATGGTTTTAAAGCAGTGGATAGTAAAACAGCTGATGATATAATCCCAGCTCGAATAATTGAAGTTCACAGAGAACTTTATAAAGCAATTTGTGCACATGGAGAAGTAAGTGCAAAACTAAAAGGCTCATTTCTTAAAAATTTAAATAATAGAGAAGATTATCCTGCTGTAGGTGATTTTGTACACTTAATCTATAATCCTATAGGAGAATCTAAAATTGTAAAGCTTTTACCTAGAAAATCTAAGTTTTCACGCACGGATTTATCTGGACATAATCCTAGACATGCTAAAACAGTATTAGAGCAAGTAGTCGCTGCAAATTTCGACTATGTATTTATAATGTCTTCATTAAATCAAGATTTTAATGCAAATAGAATTTCAAGGTATCTTACTCAGGCATATCAAAGTGGAGCAACTCCTGTGGTTATCCTAACTAAATCAGATTTATGCCCTGACTACGAAGATAAAATAGAAAAGGTCAAGGCTTTATCAAATGATTTAGATGTAATTGCTGTGAGTAGTCAGACTGGTGCTGGGGTAGCTGAGGTGGCAAAATATCTTTGTCCTGGTATTACTGTAGTTTTTCTTGGAATGTCTGGAGTTGGAAAATCATCTTTAGTAAATACTCTAGCAAATGAAGAAATAATGCTTGTAAATGATATTCGGCTTTATGATGATAGAGGCCGTCACACCACTACTCATAGACAACTAGTGAAATTAAATTCAGGTGCTATGATTATCGATACTCCTGGTATGAGGGAGCTAGGGCTGTGGGATGCTGATGAGGCTATAGGTGAAGCTTTTGCTGATATCGAGGAGCTAATCTGTGATTGTCGTTTTTCTAATTGTAGTCATAAAAGCGAGCCTGGATGCCAGATTTTATTAGCACTAGAAAATGGAACTCTCTCTCAAAAGAGATGGAAAAGCTATTTAACTCAAAAGAAAGAAGCAGAGTTTGTAAAAACAAAACTAAAAAAATCCAGCAAGAAAAAATCTAGAATAATTTAA
- a CDS encoding GNAT family N-acetyltransferase — protein MDIEIKLGYDSPKKVLAIFSEYMEMLIAGDSTFKKYLEIQNYDDEIKDLEKKYGLPRARLYLAYVDGKVAGCIALKEIDSETCEVKRLYVRPEFRGLKLGNLLIQKIIDDAKEIGYKAMLLDTLPFLKSAIVLYKNFGFYEIPSYNNNPMDTLIYMKLDL, from the coding sequence ATGGATATAGAGATTAAATTAGGCTATGATTCTCCTAAGAAAGTGCTAGCAATATTTTCTGAGTATATGGAAATGCTCATAGCAGGGGATAGCACATTCAAAAAATATTTGGAAATTCAAAATTACGATGATGAAATTAAAGACCTAGAGAAAAAATATGGGTTACCTAGAGCAAGACTATATCTTGCATATGTAGATGGGAAAGTGGCGGGTTGCATAGCACTAAAGGAGATAGACAGTGAAACCTGCGAAGTCAAAAGGCTCTATGTTAGACCTGAATTTAGAGGACTGAAGCTTGGAAATTTATTAATCCAGAAAATTATTGATGATGCAAAAGAAATAGGCTACAAAGCAATGCTATTAGACACGCTTCCGTTTTTAAAAAGTGCAATTGTGCTTTATAAAAATTTTGGATTTTATGAAATACCTAGCTACAATAATAATCCTATGGACACGTTGATTTATATGAAGCTAGACCTGTAA
- a CDS encoding MBL fold metallo-hydrolase, whose amino-acid sequence MKLTVLVDNNTFIDKYYLGEPAVSYYIEDEEISLLFDTGYSDIFISNSKLLNIDLEKLTHLALSHGHNDHTRGFMYLKDKYDLSQVEVIAHPDCFYPKYYDEESIGSEISLEQIENISKLKLSKEPYEISESLIFLGEIPQYVAFEPRIPIGKTIINGKAYIDTLLDDTAIVYKAKSGLFIITGCSHSGICNIIEHAKKVCSSDKILGVIGGFHMFDCDERLDATVDYLKNENISMLYPGHCISFQAKAKMNNALKVHDVGVGLTIELK is encoded by the coding sequence ATGAAGCTAACAGTTTTAGTAGATAACAACACATTTATAGATAAGTATTATCTAGGCGAACCTGCCGTTAGCTACTATATAGAAGATGAAGAAATTAGCCTTCTCTTTGATACGGGTTATTCGGATATATTTATTTCTAATTCAAAGCTTCTAAATATAGATTTAGAAAAACTGACTCATTTAGCTTTATCTCACGGTCACAACGACCACACGAGAGGATTTATGTATCTTAAAGATAAGTATGATTTATCTCAGGTGGAAGTCATTGCTCATCCAGATTGCTTTTATCCAAAATACTATGATGAAGAATCTATAGGCTCAGAAATATCTCTAGAGCAGATAGAAAATATATCTAAACTAAAGCTTTCTAAAGAGCCATATGAAATAAGTGAGAGCTTAATTTTCTTAGGAGAAATACCTCAGTATGTAGCTTTCGAGCCAAGAATACCAATTGGTAAAACTATAATAAATGGCAAAGCTTATATTGACACTTTGCTCGATGATACGGCAATAGTATATAAAGCGAAATCTGGGCTGTTCATTATTACAGGATGCTCTCATAGCGGTATTTGCAATATAATTGAGCATGCTAAAAAAGTATGTAGCTCAGACAAAATCCTAGGTGTAATAGGTGGATTTCATATGTTTGACTGCGATGAAAGACTAGATGCTACCGTTGATTACTTAAAAAATGAGAATATATCTATGCTATACCCAGGTCACTGCATATCCTTTCAAGCTAAGGCCAAAATGAATAATGCTTTGAAGGTGCATGATGTAGGGGTAGGGCTTACAATTGAATTAAAGTAA
- a CDS encoding ion transporter — protein MSDALKNRLYQIIFKTETKQGRAYDIFLILSITLSTLLIIFESVDGLFYPYRNIFSFFEWFFVIIFSIEYILRLYVVKDSKGYAFSFYGLVDLFSILPAYISFFIPAARFLMVIRVFRLLRLFRVFKMMRYVEESGTLIRALRASRPKITVFLFTIIFIVIFTGAIMYIVEGPQNGFNNIPESIYWAIVTVSTVGYGDISPQTPLGKLISSVLMIVAYGIIAVPTGIITSEMNNASKKAVKLATCPNCFSEDHVADAIYCNKCGNLL, from the coding sequence ATGAGCGATGCACTGAAAAATAGACTTTACCAAATAATATTTAAAACCGAAACAAAACAAGGAAGAGCTTATGACATCTTCCTAATTTTATCCATCACCTTGAGCACTTTATTAATTATATTTGAAAGTGTAGATGGTTTATTCTACCCGTATCGCAATATTTTTTCTTTCTTCGAATGGTTTTTTGTAATTATTTTTAGCATAGAGTATATTTTAAGACTTTATGTTGTTAAAGATTCCAAAGGTTATGCCTTTAGCTTTTACGGACTTGTTGATTTGTTTTCAATACTCCCTGCTTATATCAGCTTCTTTATTCCTGCAGCAAGATTTTTAATGGTCATAAGGGTATTTAGATTACTCAGGCTGTTTAGAGTTTTCAAGATGATGAGATATGTAGAGGAGTCTGGAACACTAATTAGAGCCTTACGAGCTAGCAGGCCAAAGATAACTGTTTTTCTATTTACTATTATATTCATTGTAATCTTCACTGGTGCTATTATGTACATAGTCGAAGGCCCACAAAATGGATTTAACAACATCCCCGAGTCAATATATTGGGCTATAGTAACAGTAAGCACTGTGGGCTACGGAGATATTTCTCCTCAAACTCCTTTAGGCAAGCTTATTTCAAGCGTTTTAATGATTGTTGCATACGGAATAATAGCCGTTCCAACAGGTATAATCACAAGCGAAATGAATAATGCATCAAAAAAGGCAGTCAAACTTGCGACCTGCCCAAATTGTTTTTCTGAAGATCATGTTGCAGATGCTATCTACTGCAACAAGTGTGGAAATTTACTTTAA
- a CDS encoding CD3324 family protein → MGYIKAEEILPNEIIELIQKYVDGKNIYIPRKSDSRQEWGAKTETRRELNLRNNDIYKDYLAGMKITDLACKYYLSEKSIQRIIRNLRT, encoded by the coding sequence ATGGGCTATATTAAAGCAGAAGAGATTCTGCCAAATGAAATAATAGAATTAATTCAAAAATATGTGGATGGGAAAAACATCTATATTCCTAGAAAATCAGATAGTAGGCAAGAATGGGGAGCTAAAACAGAAACAAGAAGAGAGCTTAATCTACGTAATAACGATATATACAAGGATTATTTAGCAGGCATGAAAATTACTGATTTAGCTTGCAAATACTATCTTTCAGAAAAAAGCATACAAAGAATAATAAGAAATCTAAGAACATAA
- a CDS encoding DUF1062 domain-containing protein → MSYLRQLNYKIIPNESFAIIHNCSGCSSKSRYINTNRFRVNANGNKLDVWLIYQCEKCKHTYNISIYERQKVSKISQTEYQLFIENDMDLAMDFGRSMQFFTRNKLEIESDSISYSFFDEREEELKADIEIMDHSSITLSNPYGLKLRPEKLASDLLKCSRSQIKKMLENQNLIINQSNKSIQIQINKSESLSG, encoded by the coding sequence ATGAGCTATCTAAGACAACTAAATTACAAAATTATTCCAAATGAATCCTTTGCTATCATTCACAACTGCTCAGGATGCAGTAGCAAATCCCGCTATATAAACACCAATAGATTCAGGGTAAATGCAAATGGAAACAAGCTAGATGTTTGGCTTATATATCAGTGTGAAAAATGTAAGCACACCTATAATATATCCATATATGAAAGACAAAAAGTAAGTAAGATTTCTCAAACTGAGTATCAGCTGTTTATTGAAAATGACATGGATTTGGCCATGGATTTTGGAAGAAGCATGCAATTTTTTACTAGAAACAAATTAGAAATAGAATCAGACTCAATAAGCTATAGCTTTTTTGATGAGCGAGAGGAAGAATTAAAAGCAGACATTGAGATTATGGATCATTCCTCAATTACTTTATCCAATCCATATGGACTCAAGCTACGCCCTGAAAAGCTAGCATCTGATTTGCTAAAATGTAGTAGAAGCCAAATAAAAAAGATGCTAGAAAATCAAAATTTAATTATTAATCAAAGCAATAAAAGTATACAAATCCAAATTAATAAATCAGAAAGCCTTTCAGGTTAA